In one window of Zingiber officinale cultivar Zhangliang chromosome 11A, Zo_v1.1, whole genome shotgun sequence DNA:
- the LOC122031271 gene encoding probable xyloglucan galactosyltransferase GT19, protein VPFPILLLLLFLSWEPGAVAARSGHKAIAIGAANRSQCAGRRIYVRDLPSGFNADLLATCDDFPILFELRESQEKSLLPFLANHGLGPLTYNRSRSWYRTEPLFFELLFHRRLREYSCLVADPVHADAVFVPYYTALAALPYLYSPTNWNDSGLHGRDLADWLLRGDRPTIWSRRGGHDHFVAVAGSAWDFDNDPDQPPLWGTAFLGLPELYNLTAIALESRAWPLQEHAVPPPTSFHPATVARLEAWLTRARRSRRPLLMLFAGGAAPTGGRPNIASSIHAECDLRPDLCELVDCSKGSCVHEPARFMRPMLRARFCLQPPSETPTRRSTFDGILAGCIPVFFEEASAERQFGWHLPRRRYDDFSVTIPKEEVVFGGRRIVDVLQAIPPARVLRMREAVLELAPTVIYRRHGSSAALRARKDAFDVAVDGVLRRIRRRVREMEQGKDPLLLVDEDDDETWTSTSTSTSTDGHQ, encoded by the coding sequence GTCCCCTTccccatcctcctcctcctcctcttcctctcatgGGAGCCCGGCGCCGTCGCCGCCAGATCTGGCCATAAAGCCATCGCCATTGGCGCAGCCAACCGGTCGCAGTGCGCCGGCCGAAGGATCTACGTCCGCGACCTGCCATCCGGGTTCAACGCCGACCTCCTCGCCACCTGCGACGACTTCCCCATCCTGTTCGAGCTCCGGGAGAGCCAGGAGAAGAGCCTTCTTCCTTTCCTCGCCAACCACGGCCTCGGCCCCCTCACGTACAACCGATCTCGCTCCTGGTACCGCACCGAACCTCTCTTCTTCGAGCTCCTCTTCCACCGGCGCCTGCGTGAGTACTCCTGCCTCGTCGCCGACCCCGTCCACGCCGACGCCGTCTTCGTACCCTACTACACGGCCCTGGCCGCACTTCCCTATCTCTACTCCCCGACGAATTGGAACGATTCCGGGCTCCACGGCCGCGACCTAGCCGATTGGCTCCTCCGCGGCGACCGCCCGACGATCTGGTCGCGCCGCGGTGGCCACGACCACTTCGTCGCCGTGGCCGGCTCCGCATGGGACTTCGATAACGACCCCGACCAGCCGCCCCTCTGGGGCACCGCCTTCTTGGGCCTCCCCGAGCTTTACAACCTCACGGCCATCGCACTGGAGTCCCGCGCGTGGCCCCTGCAGGAGCACGCCGTCCCGCCGCCGACCTCCTTCCACCCGGCCACCGTCGCCCGCCTCGAGGCCTGGCTCACTCGCGCGCGCCGCTCCCGCCGCCCCCTTCTCATGCTCTTCGCCGGAGGGGCGGCCCCCACCGGCGGAAGGCCCAACATCGCCTCCAGCATCCACGCGGAGTGCGACCTCCGGCCCGACCTCTGCGAACTCGTCGACTGCTCCAAGGGCTCCTGCGTCCACGAGCCGGCTCGGTTCATGCGCCCCATGCTCCGCGCCCGGTTCTGCCTCCAGCCGCCCAGCGAGACCCCGACGCGCCGGTCCACCTTCGACGGCATCCTCGCCGGGTGCATCCCGGTGTTCTTCGAGGAAGCCTCCGCGGAGAGGCAGTTCGGCTGGCACCTGCCGCGCCGCCGTTACGACGACTTCTCCGTCACGATACCCAAGGAGGAGGTGGTGTTCGGGGGAAGGCGGATCGTCGACGTGCTTCAGGCCATACCCCCGGCGCGGGTGCTCCGGATGAGGGAGGCAGTGCTGGAGCTGGCGCCGACGGTGATCTACCGCCGGCACGGTAGCTCGGCAGCGCTTCGGGCGCGGAAGGATGCGTTCGATGTCGCCGTCGACGGGGTTCTCCGTCGCATCCGCCGGCGCGTACGGGAGATGGAGCAGGGAAAGGACCCGCTCCTATTGGTCGACGAGGATGACGACGAGACGTGGACGTCGACGTCGACGTCGACGTCGACGGACGGACATCAATAA